GCGCCGCGTCTTCTCTTCTTTTTCCGCCGCCGGCAGCTCGACCACCGAGCCGGAGAAGCCGGGCAGCGTGTTGGGGAAATTGTTGTAGCCGTAAATGCGCGCGAGCTCTTCGATCAGGTCGATCTCGCGCTCGACGTCGAGCCGCCAGGTGGGGACCTGCACGCTCCAGGGACCTTTGCCGGTGACGCGGAAGCCGAGCCGCTTCAGGATGCCGGTGATGCGAGCGGGCGCGATCTCCTGCCCGAGGTGGCGCTTCACTTCCGCCGGACGCAGCTTCAGTGTGGGCCGCTTCACCTGCCGCCCGACCGCGTCGATCTCGCCGCCCTCGAGCGCGCCCCCCGAGCCTTCCATGATGAGTTGCGCGACGCGCGCGGCCGCCAAGGAAGTTGCGCCGAAGTCGGCGCCGCGCTCGAAGCGATGCGAGGCGTCGGTGTGCATGCCGTGGCGCTTCGCCATCGCGCGCACCGTCGCCGGGTCGAACCACGCGGCTTCGATGAGCACGTTCTTCGTATTCTCGGTGATCATGGTGTCGAAGCCGCCCATCACGCCGGCCAGCGCGACTGCCTTCTTCGCGTCGGCGATGACCAGGTCTTCGGCCGAAAGCGTGCGCTCCACTCCGTCGAGCGTCTTGAGCTTCTCGCCCGCGCGCGCGCGCCGCACGATGATCTTCCCGCCCTCGAGCGTGTCGACGTCGAAGGCGTGCGTCGGGTGGCCCATCTCGATCAGGTTGTAGTTGGTGGCGTCGGCAGCGGAGTTGATGGGCCGCGCGTCGTTCAATTGCAGGCGCTCGGCGATGCGCTTCGGCGACGGCCCGATCTTCACGCCGCGGATGATGCGCGAGGTGTAGCGCGCGCAACCCTGCTTGTCGTGGATCTCGATCTTGAAATCGGCCTTGCCGGCGCCCTTCGGCAGCTTCGCGACAATCGGCTTGAGCGGCTTGTCGTAGATGGCGGCGGCCTCGCGCGCCACGCCGTAGTGGTTCATCGCGTCCGGGCGGTTGGTGGTGATCTCCATCGCGAACACGGTCTCGCCGCCGGACTTCTCGATGGCTTCGACCGAGATGCCGGCCATCGTGAGGTCGCGCGCGAGCGTCTCCGCGTCGGCCTTGAGGTCGACGTACTCGCGCAGCCATGTGGGGACGATCTTCATCTTCGCAAGTTCAAAATCCAACGCGGAGGCGCGGAGGCCGCCGAGTCGAACATCAAAAAGACCTCGGCGCTCTCTGCGCCTCGGCGTTCGGTGTTACGCGAACTGCTCCAAAAACCTGACGTCGCCCGAATACAGCAACTGGATGTCGTCGATGCCGTACATCGCCATCGCGATCCGCTCCACGCCCATGCCGAAGGCGAAGCCCGACACCTTCGCCGGGTCGTAACCGTTCTGCTTCACGAACTGAAAGACGTTGGGGTCGACCATGCCCGAGCCGAGCAGCTCGATCCAGCCGCTCATCTTGCACAGCCGGCAGCCCTTGCCGTGGCACTTGAAGCAGGTCACGGCGACGTCGGCGCTCGGCTCGGTGAAGGGGAAGAACGACGGGAAGAAGCGCGTCTTCACATCCGACCCGAACAGCTCCTTCATGGCGTGGTCGAGCGTGCCCTTCAGGTCCGAGAACGTGATGTTGCGGTCGACCACCAGGCCTTCGACCTGGTGGAAGACGGGCGAGTGCGTCGCGTCGGGCGTGTCGTGCCGGTAGACCTTGCCGGGGATGACGATGCGCACCGGCGGCGGCTGCCGCTCCATGGTGTGGATCTGCACCGGCGAGGTGTGCGTGCGCAGCAGCAGGCGCTCGCGCTGCGGCTTGCGTTCCTGCCCGGCGACGAACAGCGTGTCCTGCGTGTCGCGCGCCGGATGGTTGGGCGGGAAGTTCAGCGCCTCGAAGTTGTAGTAGTCGGTCTCGATCTCCGGGCCTTCGCCGACCGAGTAGCCCATGCGCTGGAAGACCGCGACGATGTGGTTCATCGTGCGGATGACGGGATGCTCGACCCCGAGCGGCCGCCGGATGCCGGGGAGGGTGACGTCGAGCTTCTCGGCGGCGAGGCGCGCGGAGGAGGTGGCGCCGGAGGCGCGGTCCTTCGCGCCCTCGACCACCTCTTCTACCTTCTTGTTGAGTTCGTTGACGCGCTGTCCGACGTCGCGCTTCGACGGTCCGGGCGCGGCCTTCAACCACGCCTCATTGACCTGCGTGAGGATGCCGTTCTTGCGCGCCATCCAGCGGTCGCGGAATACGCGCCAGTCGTTCTCGCTCGCGATCGCGGCGGCTTCGGAGTCGAGCGCGGCCAACAG
This DNA window, taken from Terriglobales bacterium, encodes the following:
- the pheT gene encoding phenylalanine--tRNA ligase subunit beta, with the protein product MKIVPTWLREYVDLKADAETLARDLTMAGISVEAIEKSGGETVFAMEITTNRPDAMNHYGVAREAAAIYDKPLKPIVAKLPKGAGKADFKIEIHDKQGCARYTSRIIRGVKIGPSPKRIAERLQLNDARPINSAADATNYNLIEMGHPTHAFDVDTLEGGKIIVRRARAGEKLKTLDGVERTLSAEDLVIADAKKAVALAGVMGGFDTMITENTKNVLIEAAWFDPATVRAMAKRHGMHTDASHRFERGADFGATSLAAARVAQLIMEGSGGALEGGEIDAVGRQVKRPTLKLRPAEVKRHLGQEIAPARITGILKRLGFRVTGKGPWSVQVPTWRLDVEREIDLIEELARIYGYNNFPNTLPGFSGSVVELPAAEKEEKTRRALLALGYHEAISYSFISHADAKAFSGAQAIELANPLNEELSVMRTSLVPGMLDMLAHNLNRDVKDVRLFEAGHIFEQAGAGVHESPALALGATGTAAPGSVHDTPRPYTFFDLKGDLETLLESFEHKTLYFDALVSDYYHPGRAARAVMDGETVARFGQLEPAVAARRKLKQEVYVAEVFLDRLYKRALREPRYQPLSKFPAVERDFSLLMPDEVTFDRIRQAVEALGIAELRGFAPAEIFRGGNVGAGSYSLLLRATFQAADRTLRDDEVAGWSQQLVRALQSLGASLRS
- the pheS gene encoding phenylalanine--tRNA ligase subunit alpha; protein product: MYEVPKLGDYSPASLDAAVRDLLAALDSEAAAIASENDWRVFRDRWMARKNGILTQVNEAWLKAAPGPSKRDVGQRVNELNKKVEEVVEGAKDRASGATSSARLAAEKLDVTLPGIRRPLGVEHPVIRTMNHIVAVFQRMGYSVGEGPEIETDYYNFEALNFPPNHPARDTQDTLFVAGQERKPQRERLLLRTHTSPVQIHTMERQPPPVRIVIPGKVYRHDTPDATHSPVFHQVEGLVVDRNITFSDLKGTLDHAMKELFGSDVKTRFFPSFFPFTEPSADVAVTCFKCHGKGCRLCKMSGWIELLGSGMVDPNVFQFVKQNGYDPAKVSGFAFGMGVERIAMAMYGIDDIQLLYSGDVRFLEQFA